Proteins encoded in a region of the Benincasa hispida cultivar B227 chromosome 2, ASM972705v1, whole genome shotgun sequence genome:
- the LOC120070947 gene encoding probable pectinesterase 53 has product MSKLHPPPPPPPLLLLLLLLLSLSFTQTHCHTKGLKPKNSSRNILPKNSTKTEFSEQQFMKWVKFVGSLRHSVFRTAKNKLFPSYTLHVAKNPAAGDFTSIQDAVDSLPFINLVRVVIKVHAGVYTEKVIIPPLKSFITIEGAGAEKTIVQWGDTAQTPGANGQPMGTYNSATFAVNSPYFIAKNITFKNTTPVPAPGAIGKQAVAFRISADTAAFYGCRFLGAQDTLYDHLGRHYYKDCYIEGSVDFIFGNGLSLFEGCHVHAIAQYTGALTAQGRSSLLEDTGFSFVKCKVTGSGALYLGRAWGPFSRVVFAYTYMDNIIIPKGWYNWGDPNREMTVFYGQYKCTGEGASFAGRVSWSRELTDEEAKPFISLTFIDGSEWIKI; this is encoded by the exons ATGTCAAAACTTCaccctcctcctcctcctcctcctcttcttcttcttcttcttcttctgttgaGCTTGAGTTTCACTCAAACGCACTGCCATACTAAAGGTTTAAAACCCAAGAACTCATCCAGGAACATTCTTCCCAAGAATTCAACTAAAACCGAATTCTCAGAACAGCAATTCATGAAATGGGTGAAATTCGTCGGTAGTCTCAGACACTCTGTTTTCAGAACGGCGAAGAATAAGCTTTTTCCTTCTTACACACTCCATGTAGCTAAAAATCCCGCCGCCGGTGACTTCACGTCGATCCAAGACGCGGTTGATTCATTACCCTTCATTAATTTAGTCAGAGTCGTCATCAAGGTTCACGCAGGTGTATACAC AGAAAAAGTAATCATACCTCCATTAAAATCATTCATAACAATCGAAGGAGCGGGAGCAGAGAAAACGATCGTTCAATGGGGAGACACAGCACAAACACCAGGGGCAAATGGGCAGCCAATGGGAACATACAATTCCGCAACATTCGCAGTAAATTCCCCTTATTTCATAGCCAAAAACATCACATTCAAG AACACAACCCCTGTTCCAGCGCCAGGGGCAATCGGAAAGCAAGCAGTGGCATTCAGAATATCAGCAGACACAGCAGCGTTCTACGGATGCAGATTCTTGGGAGCTCAAGACAcattatacgatcatttaggtcgGCATTATTACAAAGATTGCTACATAGAAGGATCAGTGGACTTCATATTTGGAAATGGGTTGTCTCTGTTCGAG GGATGTCACGTGCATGCGATAGCGCAATATACAGGAGCCTTGACAGCGCAAGGGAGGAGCAGCTTGTTGGAAGACACAGGGTTTTCATTCGTAAAGTGTAAGGTCACGGGTTCAGGAGCTCTGTATTTGGGCAGAGCATGGGGGCCATTTTCGAGAGTGGTGTTTGCTTATACTTATATGGACAATATTATCATTCCCAAAGGATGGTATAATTGGGGCGATCCCAACCGTGAAAT GACTGTATTTTATGGGCAATACAAATGTACTGGAGAAGGAGCTAGTTTTGCTGGTCGAGTTTCATGGTCTAGAGAACTCACCGATGAAGAAGCCAAGCCTTTTATTTCCCTTACCTTCATCGACGGCTCCGAATGGATcaaaatataa